The Planktothrix agardhii NIES-204 genomic interval ACCGTACTTTAAATAAAAGGTGGGTTTATAATCGCTAAAGGTAGTAGGAATTAAACTAAATAATTTTTCTCCTTGATTTTGTAATACCCGTTCATTAATAATAGAACGATTGATTAAAGCGGCTAGAGCTTGTCTAACTTTTATCCGATTTAAGGGTTCGGATTTAACATTAATTAGTAGATAATTAATCGTATTTCCATTAGCAGAAATCATTTGCCAATTCCCGGCTTCTGCTCCTTTTTGTAAACTCGAAATTTGATCGGGATTTAAGGATAAATAGGCAATATCAACCGCACTACTTCTAAAGGCATTAAATAAATTAGAGGAACTTGAAAAGCGTTGAATATCAACACCTCTATTAGCAGGTTTTTCCCCCCAATATTGGTCAAAAGCATCTAAACGAATTACATCTATCCCTAAAGATTTTAATTTATAAGGCCCGGTTCCGACAAATTCATTGGGTTTAAATTTCCCTTCTCCAATTTCATAAAATTGGGGAGAAACCGCCGTAATTCCTGAAAAAGCTAATAGGGAAGGAAAGGCGGCAAAGGGTTTTTTTAGTTTAATTGTTAATTCATAGTCTCCTGTTGCTTGAACAGTATCAATTGTATCTGCTAATAATGAGGAGGGAGACCCAGCATTTTGAATAAATCGTTTAATAGAAAATTCCATCGCGGCGGCATCAAAAGGGGTTTGATCATGAAACAAAACGCCTTTTCTGATCGGAATAGTATAGGTTAATCCATCGGAACTCAGGGTGGGTAAAGCGGTGGCTAATTTAGGGATAAGTTGATTGGTTCCTATTTCATAATCATAGAGGCGATCGCCTAAATTATACAGGATATTTCCTGAAATAACTTCATAGGCATCGGCCGGATCAAGGGTGCGGAGTTTTAAGGTTGTTCCAATAGTAATTCGTCCATTATCCGATGAGGATGGAGAGGAAGAACTAATCCTTTGCTGGGAACTACAACTAACAAGAATTAGACAAAATAAGCAAAATAAACCTATCCATTTAGTCAGAAATTTTCGGGAAAATGGATGCAGATTTTGTAATTGATTCCACAGGTTTACCATCGGTTAAAAATATTAAGGATAAATCTAATCTTTGATCATAGCATTTTACAGCCCCATCAGCTTTCTGAATCCGAATTTTTATCTTTTTCTTCCTCAATAATTACCATTCCCGGTTTTAAGGGGATATCAGTTGGAGGAATTACTAAGGTATCACCCACTTTTAAACCGGATTTAATTTCAACTTTAGTTAAATCTTTTAATCCCAGG includes:
- a CDS encoding putative ABC transporter substrate-binding protein, which gives rise to MVNLWNQLQNLHPFSRKFLTKWIGLFCLFCLILVSCSSQQRISSSSPSSSDNGRITIGTTLKLRTLDPADAYEVISGNILYNLGDRLYDYEIGTNQLIPKLATALPTLSSDGLTYTIPIRKGVLFHDQTPFDAAAMEFSIKRFIQNAGSPSSLLADTIDTVQATGDYELTIKLKKPFAAFPSLLAFSGITAVSPQFYEIGEGKFKPNEFVGTGPYKLKSLGIDVIRLDAFDQYWGEKPANRGVDIQRFSSSSNLFNAFRSSAVDIAYLSLNPDQISSLQKGAEAGNWQMISANGNTINYLLINVKSEPLNRIKVRQALAALINRSIINERVLQNQGEKLFSLIPTTFSDYKPTFYLKYGDGNIEKAKQLLTQAGYTPENPAIVELWYASNSSNKGFLGLTLKALADRDLGGLLKLQLNSVESTTAFKYLEEGIYPTFILDWYADFLDADNYIQPFLECSQGSVETGCVKGSSQYQGSFYYSDRMNQLIAQQRQEQNPEARKLIFQEIQELLAEDVPYIPLWQDKTYVFAKNGIDNIRLQLTQQLPFWTIKK